A genomic region of bacterium contains the following coding sequences:
- a CDS encoding T9SS type A sorting domain-containing protein, giving the protein MLSTSVRVRIRSTTNLAVGDTSNASMSIINPVVTVTAPNGGETLNIGSPYQIAWSNIGAIGAVRIHLNRNFPTQTWETIADSVVGTTFQWNVTGGVTSNARIRVTSIQHSVVDVSDANFTITAPTLTVLYPNGGEVFGAQSVTTRWSRQAAPGNVRVGLNRTYPSGNWELLGTSTTDSLQWFVSGVNTETARIRVQLVADTSVQDFSNNNFAIRISSVQSRGNTIPDKFSINSIYPNPFNREARIEIAIPKAGVVSLKLHDIMGRDVGVIFSGELQPGVYAFDWRNDNLSSGTYVLSMEAGTYVERRTIQYIR; this is encoded by the coding sequence ATGTTAAGTACCAGCGTGCGGGTTAGAATTCGCTCTACGACCAATCTTGCAGTCGGCGATACCAGCAACGCCAGTATGTCAATTATCAATCCAGTAGTCACTGTGACTGCTCCCAATGGCGGTGAGACATTGAACATTGGTTCGCCCTATCAGATTGCTTGGAGTAACATTGGTGCGATTGGTGCGGTAAGAATTCATTTGAACCGCAATTTCCCAACCCAAACTTGGGAAACGATTGCGGATAGTGTTGTTGGCACTACATTCCAATGGAATGTTACTGGTGGGGTAACTTCAAATGCGCGGATTCGTGTTACATCTATCCAACACTCGGTAGTTGATGTTAGCGATGCTAATTTCACTATTACTGCACCAACTCTTACTGTGCTGTATCCGAATGGTGGTGAAGTCTTTGGAGCACAATCGGTGACAACTCGTTGGAGTCGACAAGCTGCACCGGGTAATGTTCGGGTCGGATTGAATCGTACCTACCCGAGTGGAAATTGGGAGCTATTGGGTACATCGACAACCGATTCGTTACAGTGGTTTGTTTCCGGGGTAAACACCGAAACCGCGAGAATTCGGGTGCAACTTGTGGCGGATACTTCAGTTCAAGATTTCAGCAACAACAATTTCGCGATCCGCATCTCATCAGTACAAAGCCGGGGAAATACTATCCCGGATAAGTTTAGCATCAATTCGATTTATCCGAATCCTTTTAATCGGGAAGCACGCATCGAGATTGCAATTCCCAAGGCTGGGGTGGTTTCACTTAAACTGCATGATATCATGGGGAGAGACGTTGGAGTTATCTTCTCAGGAGAGTTACAACCGGGTGTGTATGCATTTGATTGGCGAAACGACAATCTATCCAGTGGAACGTATGTATTATCAATGGAAGCTGGGACATACGTCGAGCGCCGCACCATCCAGTACATCCGATAA